A segment of the Deltaproteobacteria bacterium genome:
CCCTGCTCCGCTGTGCTGCGCGGCGCGGGCAGGATCAGCCGCGCCGGATCTGGCTCGCTCTCGATCCCGGCCTCCTTGCGCGCGCGCTCGATCGCGGCTCGCAGACCGCCGACCTCGTCGACGAGCTTGCGCGCGAAGGCGTCGCTTCCGAGCCAGACGCGCCCGCGTCCGAGCGCGTCCACGGCTTCGGTCGAGAGCTCGCGTCCCGTCGACACGCGGCCGAGGAACTCGCGGTAGCTCGCCTCGATGAAGCTGTCGGTGCGCGCCTGCTGCTCGGGGGTGAACGGGCGATCGCCGCCGATCACGCCAGAGTACGGGCCGCGCTCGATCAGCTCGGTCCCGATCTCGAGCTTCCGGTACAGGCCGGAGAAGGACGGCCGCAGCAGGAACACGCCGATCGACCCCGTGAGCGTCGCCGGCTCGGCCACGATCGCGGTCGCGCCGCTGGCGACGTAGTACCCGCCCGAGGCGGCGTAGTCGGCCATCGAGACCACGATCGGCTTCTTCGCGCGCACGCGGGAGACCGCCCGCCAGACCTTGTCGGACGGCTGCGCCCCGCCGCCCGGGGAGTTGATCCGCAGCACGACGGCCCGGATCTCGTCGTTCTTCGCGGCGTCGTCGAGCGACTCGACCGTCTCGTCCGCGGCGAAGACCCGGCTCATGCTGCGCCCACGCTCCTCGACGATGGTGCCCTCGCCGAAGACGAGCGCGATCGTCGGGCCGGTGCGGAGTCCCAGGGAGCGGGCGTCCACGCGCACGTAGTCGTCCGATTCGAGCTCGCTTGCGCCCTGCAGGTCCGCTTTCGCCAGCACCTCGTCGCGCGACGCGATTCCGTCCGCGAGCCTGGCCGCGACCAGCTCGTCGGGGGTCCCGGGGGCGGCCTCGATCTGGGCCCGCACGCTCGCGGCGTCGACTCCGCGGCCCGCGGCGATTCCCTCGACGATCTGCGCGAAGATCCCGTCGAGAAGCGCGTCGGTCATCTCGCGCGCCTTCGGGCTCATCTCGCGCGCGGCGAACTGCTCGACGGCCGACTTGTACTCGCCGACGCGCGCGACCTGCCACTCCACGCCGATCTTCTCGAAGAAGCCGCCGAGGTGCAGGTACTGGCCGGCGATCCCGGCGAGCGGAGCGAGCGACGCCGGCTCTACGTAGACCCGCTCCGCAGCCGACGCGAGGTAGAGCTCACGCGTCGCGTTCAGGCTGGTCTCGTCGACCAGCGCGATCACCCGCTTGCCCGCGCTGCGGACTCGCGCGAGCGCGTCGCGCAGCTCCTGGATTCGCGCGTAGCCGAGCGAGAGCGGCCGAATGTGCACCAGCACCGCCTGCACGCGCGAATCCGCGGCCGCCATGTCGAGCAGCAGCAGCAGCGTTGGAAGCGCCGGCCCTCGCGCCTGCAACCTGGCGAGCAGATCGCTGGGCGGCGCCTCCTCGAGATCGCCGCCGAGCTCGAGCACGAGCACGGAATTCTCGGCCACCTGCGTGCGCGCCGACCAGAGCGCTGCGCCGATCATCGCCGCGACCGCGAGCGACAGGATCCAGATGATCGGTCGCCGCATGAATCCCCTTCGACCGCGGCACGACTCCGGAGGATCCGGGAGCGTGGTGGTCCGAGTCTAGCGGGCGGCCATCGGCCGGACCAAGCCGGGCGATCGAGCTCGAACGAGCTGCGGGGTCAGATTCGCTTTCGGCGAACGAACGCGAGCGCGGCGAGACCGAGTCCGAGCAGGGCGATCGAGGCGGGCTCGGGGACGTTCACGAGGCTCTCGCTCCCGCCGCCCGCAAACCCTTGCACGTGGATCCCGATCCGCAGTCGGCCGTCCGAGAGCTCCGCGAGCACGTCGGAGAAGGTCTGGATTCCCTGCAGGCTGAACTGGATGCTGAGCGTCTCGCCGGGGTTCACGCCGTTGGGCTGAACCGGCGGGTTCGAATCCGCCGAGAAGCCGGCCGTGGTCTGGAACGGCGGCGAGGCGTTGTTCGCGGCTGGCAGGTTCGCGGGAGTCGCGAGCTGCGAGAAGTCCACGCCGGGGGCGTTGTTCACCAGCGCGATCGCGAGCAGCGACCCGTCGTCGAAGTACACGTCGGTGATCGACGAGGCCGCGGGGCCGAGGTTCGTGAACGTGAACAGCACCTGGCCGCCGCCCGCGTCGGTCACGTCGACCGCGAGCTGGGCCTCCGCGATCGTGCAGTTCGCCGGCGAGTTGTTCGAGATGCACCCGAACCCGAGCGTCGCCGCGGCGGAAGGGGTGGCCGACAGAAGAAGCGCCGCACTGAGTCCGAGAATGATCCGACTCGAGAGCTTCATGAATTTCGTATCCCTGGAGTGGGCTTCCCTTCCCGCGGCGCAGTGTGAGGGAAATTGGCAACGAGAGTCCGGATTTTTCTTACGGCGATCGCGCGGAAACCACCCGGAAGAGCGAGATCTCTCGCGCGCAGTTCAGGCGAACGGGCGGGCCGGCAACGCCAAGTCCTCGATTTACATAGAGAATTGATCCGGTCCCGGGGTCGCGGAACACCCCCCGGGTCCAGCGCGAGATCAGCCTCGACACGTTGTGGTGGTGGCCGGGGCGGGGCAGGGCGATCTGGCCGCCGTGGGTATGTCCCGCCAGGGCGAGCGGGAAACCGAGCCGGGCCGCCTGCCCGAACCAGCTCGGCCGGTGGATGAGGAGCAGGCGGGCGAGGTCGCCCGGGATCTCGGCGGCCAGGCGCTCGAGAGCCTCGTGCGTGCCGTCGCGCTCGTTCCAGCCGTGCCCTGGATCCTCGACCCCGGCGAGCGCGAGCGCTCCGCCAGAGAGCTCGATGCGCACCCAGTCGTTGCGCAGCAATCGGATGCGCGTCCACGTTTTGAGCCCGAGCGCGACGGCGTCCGCGCCGGTGTAGGTGTCGTGATTGCCGAGCACGGCGAACACGCCGAGCGGGGCGTCGAGCTCGGCGAGCTCGCGACAGCCCTCTTCGATGTAGCTCGGATCGAAGTCGAAGATGTCGCCGGTGATCACGATCAGATCCGGCTCGAGCCGGTTCACGCGCGCGAGCAGCCGGCGCAGCAGCGGCGCGCGAAGCTGCATGCCGATGTGCAGATCGGAGATCTGCGCTACGCGCAGCCCCGACAGGGCGTCGGGCAGACCGCGAAGCGGCAGGTCCAGACGCTCGACCTCGACGCGGCGCTGTCCCACGAGCCAGCCCCAGAACATCGACCCGAAGCCGAGCGCGAGCGCAGCGCCGCCGACGACCACGAGGAGCGCCTCGGCGCCCGGCCGGTGCAGCAGCGCGATCGGCGCGAAGAGCGCGAATCCGAGCGCGAGGGGCGGCCCGCTGATCAGCGCGCCGAGGCTGCTGACCAGCCAGAGCCGCCCCAGGCGATAGCCGCCGGCGGTGCTTCTCGCGAGCCGCGGCAGCAGCGCGAGCGTCGCGACGTTCAGCACCGCGAGCGCGACGACCAGCGCCGCGCCCGCCGCGAGTCCGAGGCTCCGACCGCTCGCGGCGCGAAGGCACCACTCCACGATCAGCGCCTCGGAGCCCGCGAGCAGGAACAGCGCCGAGTAGCGCGCGTTGCGCAGCACCGAGCCGAGCGCGCGTCGCATCACGTCCGCGGCCATCGCCATTCCGCCGAGGGTCCCGGATCGCCCGCAGGGTTCAAGCGCGCGCCGCCCGCGCGCCCGTATCCGGCTCGCGGCAGAGCGCGGCCAGCTCCTCGTCGGCGATCTCGCTCCGGCCGTCCGCGAGCTCCTGGAAGCGGGCGAAGGCGCGCTCTAGCGCGGCCTCCGAGGGCGCGATCCCCAGCGCGCGCACGCGCGACGCGAAGCCCGCGCGGCCCGAGAGCTTGCCGAGCACGATCTGCGTGCCGACGGGATGCCCGATCTCGGCCGGATCGACCGCCTCGTACGTCTCGCGGCATTTCAGCACCCCGTCCTGGTGGATGCCGGACGCGTGGCGGAAGGCGTTTCCGCCGACGATCGCCTTGTTCGGCGGCACCGCGAATCCCGAGCGGCGCGCGACCGCCTGAGAGACCGCCCAGATCCCGCGCGTGTCCACGCCGGTCTCGACGCCGAGCGCCTCGCCGTGCACGCGCAGCGCCATCACGACCTCCTCGAAAGCGGTGTTGCCCGCTCGCTCGCCCAGCCCGTTCACGGCGACCTCCACCTGGCGCGCGCCGGCCGAAATCGCGGCCAGCGAGTTCGCGGTGGCCATTCCCAGGTCGTCCTGGCCGTGGAAGGACAGGGTCACGCCGCCCACCTCGGGAACGCGCGCCTGCAGCTCGCGGAACATCGCGGCGACCTGATCGGGCCGCGCACACCCGACGGTGTCGGGGAGATTGATCGTGGTGGCACCCGCCCCGATCGCCACGCGCACCAGCCGGGCGATCAGCTCCGGGTCCGAGCGCGTCGCGTCCATGCAGCTCCACTCGACGTCGTCGGTGTAGCCGCGTGCCCGCTCGACCGCCGCGCGCGCCATTTCGACGACCTCGTCCGCGCCGCGGTGCAGCTGGTGCGCGAGGTGGATCTCGGAGCTCGACAGGAACACGTGGATGCGCGGGCTTCGCGCGCCGCGCAGCGCGAGCCAGCTGCGGTCGACCTCGGCCGGGATCGCGCGCGAAAGACCGCAGACGCGCGCGCGTCTCACGCACTCCGCGACGGCGCGCACCGCCTCGTGCTCGCCGGCCGACGATCCCGGAAAGCCGGCCTCGATCACGTCGACGCCCATTCCATCGAGGAGCGTCGCGATCTCGACCTTCGCGGCCTTCGAGAAGCAGACGCCCGCCGCCTGCTCGCCGTCGCGGAGCGTCGTGTCGAAGACGACGACGCGCTCGCGACCCGTTTGGTTGGAAGAATTCACGCCCTGCATGCTGACCTCCTCGGAGCGTCTCGGCCGCCGGGCCGGCGAAGGAGGTCGCGGGAGCTTCCCGCGGGCGAAAAAAAACCCCTCCGGCCGGCGCGGCGGGAGAGGTCCGATTCCTTGCGACTGGTCTGGTGCTCAGCCTCTGAGCACCAGGTGGACCCCGCCCGCCCTGGTAAGGCCGAGAAGAAGCAGCGCGGTTTGGGTCCGGCGAATCACGATGCCGCGACGTTACGTGCGCGCTCCGCACGCGTCAAGGCGACGCTCAGAAGCGATCGGAGGGCCAGTAGGTGACCAGCGGGCCGCCGACGAGCGTCGCGAGTAGCGCGGAATCGGGGCAATCCTCGGGCGCGCCGGCGATCCGAACGAGCGTCGACCGATCGAGCACCCGCCACATCGGCGAGGGATCCTCGTCGGGGGCGATCGAGAATCCGAGCGCGTGGAGCGCATCGCCGAGCTCGGAGTCCCGAACCAGCGGCACCGGGAGCCGCCGGTCGGGTGACGCGAACGCCGCGAGCAGGTGTGCGAGCGCCGCGGCACCGCCCGCGCCGCGCGCGTACTCGATCACGCGCGACCTCCCGCCGAACGCCGCGGCGCGCGCGTAGGCGAGGATCTCGCCCTCGCGTTCGCCAACGCGGAAGTCCTCGTCGGGAGTTCCGGCCGTGCGCAGCTGGCCCTCCCAGTAGCGCCGATCGCGCACGGTCGGACCCGACAGCGGCTCGGTGTAGGCATCGTAGAGCGCGGCCAGGCGCGGCAGGTCGTCCGGTCGGAACGCGCGCAGGCGCACGCCCTCCGGCGCTTCCGGCCTGCGCCCGACCGGCGCGAGCTTGAAGTAGCGAAGCGAGATCTGCTGCCAGCCGAGCCGCTCGTAGAAGCCGAAGCGCCCCGTGAAGAGCAGGGAGAGCGCCATGCCCCGGGCGCGCATGAGCGGGATCGCCTCGCGCAGAAGCTCCGACGCGAGGCCCCTTCCGCGCGCGGATTCGTGGGTCGCGACGCTGCCGATCCCACCGAGCAGGACGCGTTCGCCCCGCAGGCGGATCGGCTTCGCGAAGATCTGCACGCACGAGAGCGGTCGGCCCGCGTCGACGGCTAGCAGCAGGTCGGAGTACGAGAAGGCCGGGTCGAAGTCCATGTAGCGCTCGAAGAGCTCGCGGACCGAAAAGGCGTGCTCCAGCAGGTCGAGCACCGCTTCGCGATCTTCGGCCCGCATTTCGCGGATCTCCACGTGCCGGGCCTCAGGCGATCGCGCGGGCGAGCGCGTCGCGGATGCACGCGGTGAACGCGGCGGTCCCGAGCGTCCCGCCGACGTCGCGCGTGGTCCGGCCGCTCGCGATCGCGCCGAGGATCGCCCCGCGAAGCCGGCTTGCGAGCTCGAAGTGCCGCGCATGCTCGAGCAGAAGCGCAAGCGCCAGCAGGGCCGCGGTCGGATTGCACACCCCGCTTCCCGCGATGTCGGGCGCGGTCCCGCCGGCGGGGTCGAAGATCGCCACGTCGATCTCGCCCGATTTCGCGAACGAGTAGTTGCCGCTGGCGCCAAGCCCCATGCTGCCGATCAGCCCGCAGGCCATGTCGGAGAGGAAGTCGCCGTACTCGTTCAGCGTCAGCACCACCGAGAACTCGCGCGGCCGCAGGCAGATCTTCGCCAGCAGCGCGTCGAAGAGCTCGACGCGATGGGGAACGTCGGGGAATTCGGCCGCGACCTCGCGCACGATCGCCTCGAAGAACCCGTCCGTCGCGCGCTGGATCGTGTGCTTCGAGGACGACGTTACCGACAGACCGTGTTGCCGCGCGAGCCGGAACGCGAAGCGCGCGGCCTCTGTGCACGGCCTGCGCTCGATGATCCGCAGCGAGACCGCGACGTCCTGGCCGATCCGCTGTCCGGGGTCGTCGTACGTGCCGCCCGTCGCGACGCGCACGATCTCGAGCGCCACCGTCTCCTTGAAGCTCGAGGCGATGCCCGGAATCGAGTGCACCGGCCGGTGGATCACCGAGAGCCCGAGTCGCGTGCGGAGCACGGCGTTGGGGCTCTCGCCCTCGGTCACCGTCGGGTACTTCAGCCCCAGACGGGTGCGCGCGAGCGACGCCACGACCTCGTCGTACGCGGCTGCCGCGCCGGCGCGACGCCGTTCCAGCGACAGGTCGATCGGCTCGAAGTCGATCGCGAGCGGCAGGCACCCGGCGACGCCGTGCACCGACTCGCGCAGCTCCGGCCCGATCCCGTCGCCGAGCAACTCCGTGATCACGAGCGCTTTCATGACCCTCCCGAGCGGATTGCTAGACTCGCACAAGGAGGTGCGAATGTCCGAGCTTCGCGCGCTGTATCAGCAGGCGTTCGACGCCTTCGTGAAGGGCGATTACGAGCAAGCGGTGGCCGGCTATCAGCGCGTGATCGAGCGCGACGGCCGGTTCGGCCTCGCGTATCAGGGACTGGCCGAGGTCTACAGCCGGCTGAACCGATTGGACGATGCGATCGCGACGATCCGAAAGGCGATCGAGTGCGACCCCGACGAGCCGCTCTTCCACACCAGCCTGTCGCGCTTCCTGCAGCGGCAGGGCCGCATCCCAGAGGCCGAGGAGGCCTCGGCAGTCGCGGCGCGAATGAGCGCGATCCGCTGACGGAGCGTCGGGCGTGAAGGCGCTCGCGCTCGCGGCGTTGGTCGGCGTCATCCACGTCCACCACGCGCCGTCGCACGACAGCGACGCCCCGTTCGAAGCCGTGCTCTCGGCCGCCGGCGAGGCCGGGCTCGACTTCGT
Coding sequences within it:
- a CDS encoding GNAT family N-acetyltransferase; the protein is MRAEDREAVLDLLEHAFSVRELFERYMDFDPAFSYSDLLLAVDAGRPLSCVQIFAKPIRLRGERVLLGGIGSVATHESARGRGLASELLREAIPLMRARGMALSLLFTGRFGFYERLGWQQISLRYFKLAPVGRRPEAPEGVRLRAFRPDDLPRLAALYDAYTEPLSGPTVRDRRYWEGQLRTAGTPDEDFRVGEREGEILAYARAAAFGGRSRVIEYARGAGGAAALAHLLAAFASPDRRLPVPLVRDSELGDALHALGFSIAPDEDPSPMWRVLDRSTLVRIAGAPEDCPDSALLATLVGGPLVTYWPSDRF
- a CDS encoding tetratricopeptide repeat protein, with protein sequence MTLPSGLLDSHKEVRMSELRALYQQAFDAFVKGDYEQAVAGYQRVIERDGRFGLAYQGLAEVYSRLNRLDDAIATIRKAIECDPDEPLFHTSLSRFLQRQGRIPEAEEASAVAARMSAIR
- a CDS encoding PEP-CTERM sorting domain-containing protein; this encodes MKLSSRIILGLSAALLLSATPSAAATLGFGCISNNSPANCTIAEAQLAVDVTDAGGGQVLFTFTNLGPAASSITDVYFDDGSLLAIALVNNAPGVDFSQLATPANLPAANNASPPFQTTAGFSADSNPPVQPNGVNPGETLSIQFSLQGIQTFSDVLAELSDGRLRIGIHVQGFAGGGSESLVNVPEPASIALLGLGLAALAFVRRKRI
- a CDS encoding 2-isopropylmalate synthase; protein product: MQGVNSSNQTGRERVVVFDTTLRDGEQAAGVCFSKAAKVEIATLLDGMGVDVIEAGFPGSSAGEHEAVRAVAECVRRARVCGLSRAIPAEVDRSWLALRGARSPRIHVFLSSSEIHLAHQLHRGADEVVEMARAAVERARGYTDDVEWSCMDATRSDPELIARLVRVAIGAGATTINLPDTVGCARPDQVAAMFRELQARVPEVGGVTLSFHGQDDLGMATANSLAAISAGARQVEVAVNGLGERAGNTAFEEVVMALRVHGEALGVETGVDTRGIWAVSQAVARRSGFAVPPNKAIVGGNAFRHASGIHQDGVLKCRETYEAVDPAEIGHPVGTQIVLGKLSGRAGFASRVRALGIAPSEAALERAFARFQELADGRSEIADEELAALCREPDTGARAARA
- a CDS encoding metallophosphoesterase, which encodes MAMAADVMRRALGSVLRNARYSALFLLAGSEALIVEWCLRAASGRSLGLAAGAALVVALAVLNVATLALLPRLARSTAGGYRLGRLWLVSSLGALISGPPLALGFALFAPIALLHRPGAEALLVVVGGAALALGFGSMFWGWLVGQRRVEVERLDLPLRGLPDALSGLRVAQISDLHIGMQLRAPLLRRLLARVNRLEPDLIVITGDIFDFDPSYIEEGCRELAELDAPLGVFAVLGNHDTYTGADAVALGLKTWTRIRLLRNDWVRIELSGGALALAGVEDPGHGWNERDGTHEALERLAAEIPGDLARLLLIHRPSWFGQAARLGFPLALAGHTHGGQIALPRPGHHHNVSRLISRWTRGVFRDPGTGSILYVNRGLGVAGPPVRLNCAREISLFRVVSARSP
- a CDS encoding isocitrate dehydrogenase codes for the protein MKALVITELLGDGIGPELRESVHGVAGCLPLAIDFEPIDLSLERRRAGAAAAYDEVVASLARTRLGLKYPTVTEGESPNAVLRTRLGLSVIHRPVHSIPGIASSFKETVALEIVRVATGGTYDDPGQRIGQDVAVSLRIIERRPCTEAARFAFRLARQHGLSVTSSSKHTIQRATDGFFEAIVREVAAEFPDVPHRVELFDALLAKICLRPREFSVVLTLNEYGDFLSDMACGLIGSMGLGASGNYSFAKSGEIDVAIFDPAGGTAPDIAGSGVCNPTAALLALALLLEHARHFELASRLRGAILGAIASGRTTRDVGGTLGTAAFTACIRDALARAIA
- the sppA gene encoding signal peptide peptidase SppA; this translates as MRRPIIWILSLAVAAMIGAALWSARTQVAENSVLVLELGGDLEEAPPSDLLARLQARGPALPTLLLLLDMAAADSRVQAVLVHIRPLSLGYARIQELRDALARVRSAGKRVIALVDETSLNATRELYLASAAERVYVEPASLAPLAGIAGQYLHLGGFFEKIGVEWQVARVGEYKSAVEQFAAREMSPKAREMTDALLDGIFAQIVEGIAAGRGVDAASVRAQIEAAPGTPDELVAARLADGIASRDEVLAKADLQGASELESDDYVRVDARSLGLRTGPTIALVFGEGTIVEERGRSMSRVFAADETVESLDDAAKNDEIRAVVLRINSPGGGAQPSDKVWRAVSRVRAKKPIVVSMADYAASGGYYVASGATAIVAEPATLTGSIGVFLLRPSFSGLYRKLEIGTELIERGPYSGVIGGDRPFTPEQQARTDSFIEASYREFLGRVSTGRELSTEAVDALGRGRVWLGSDAFARKLVDEVGGLRAAIERARKEAGIESEPDPARLILPAPRSTAEQG